A single window of Montipora capricornis isolate CH-2021 chromosome 14, ASM3666992v2, whole genome shotgun sequence DNA harbors:
- the LOC138033469 gene encoding uncharacterized protein, with amino-acid sequence MPPRNRISLVQRERIVRALEDVHEDYLAIAETIGVNRSTARAGNSRPYRSESSRRTLRGESAYREVCGQQGRNVTVALAISPTSGLVFHSAILGGMNGRRIDDFLAQTRLNLDPDEHVIFIYDGAPAHRNPAIRGPNSELRKLPPYSPFLNIVEQVVSALKAAIKADISRPEIQVQMNDRAEARRQGLALGNYRTQLLLQALQKNIGTITVAKCGQWFRFMQTYLPRCINNEAIEG; translated from the exons ATGCCACCCAGAAACCGAATCTCTCTGGTACAACGCGAAAGGATTGTCCGCGCCTTAGAAGATGTCCATGAAGATTATTTGGCGATCGCTGAAACTATAGGAGTAAACAGATCGACTGCAAGAG CCGGTAATTCACGACCGTACCGTAGCGAGAGCTCTCGAAGAACTTTAAGAGGAGAGAGTGCCTATCGTGAAGTGTGTGGTCAGCAAGGAAGAAATGTGACTGTGGCATTGGCAATTTCACCCACTAGTGGTCTAGTGTTTCACTCAGCAATACTCGGAGGCATGAATGGACGAAGAATTGATGATTTTCTCGCGCAGACAAGGCTAAATCTCGACCCCGATGAACACGTGATTTTTATTTATGATGGTGCGCCAGCCCACAGGAATCCTGCCATTCGCGGACCTAATTCAGAATTAAGAAAATTGCCACCTTACAGTCCCTTTCTCAATATTGTTGAACAAGTTGTTAGTGCCTTGAAAGCTGCAATAAAGGCGGATATAAGTCGTCCTGAAATTCAAGTACAGATGAACGACCGCGCTGAAGCTAGACGTCAAGGACTTGCCTTGGGAAATTACCGCACGCAGTTGTTACTTCAAGCACTACAGAAGAATATTGGTACCATCACTGTCGCCAAATGTGGACAGTGGTTTAGGTTTATGCAGACGTACTTACCAAGATGCATCAATAACGAAGCAATCGAAGGATAA
- the LOC138033470 gene encoding adhesion G protein-coupled receptor E5-like, whose product MKPLSCTTFLKTSLLVPIIILSCAAVVVVLAEKKVDKAFSRGEPHTGVSFVNFKEDKFSYLNITILGYSHVDWMPQCSFACLETPTCFSYNLAAYPDINGKLLCELLPSDKYNNSDKFMSNESFHHFSIASPCSGWPCANYGTCLPLYEENSYKCFCKVGFTGRDCENDIDECSSENECHVNARCTNTIGSYNCSCKKGYGGDGRNCSDIDECSSENECDVNATCTNTIGSYNCSCKKGYGGDGRNCSGKVQSNEGTIATDADNFVCTP is encoded by the exons ATGAAACCCTTAAGCTGCACGACATTTCTGAAAACTTCTCTGCTCGTACCAATAATCATCCTCTCATGTGCAGCTGTTGTTG TTGTTCTTGCAGAGAAAAAAGTCGACAAAGCTTTCAGTCGCGGTGAACCACACACTGGTGTCAGTTTCGTAAACTTTAAAGAAGACAAATTCTCCTACTTGAATATCACCATTCTTGGATATAGTCACGTTGACTGGATGCCCCAGTGCTCCTTTGCCTGTTTGGAAACTCCGACATGTTTTTCATACAACCTGGCTGCTTACCCGGACATCAACGGTAAACTGCTTTGTGAACTGCTCCCTTCGGACAAGTACAACAACTCAGACAAATTCATGTCCAACGAATCCTTTCACCATTTCAGCATCGCG TCACCATGTAGCGGTTGGCCTTGTGCGAACTATGGAACGTGTCTGCCACTGTACGAGGAGAACAGCTACAAGTGTTTCTGCAAAGTGGGATTCACCGGACGAGACTGCGAAAATG acattgacgagtgttcgTCTGAAAACGAGTGTCACGTGAACGCCAGATGCACgaataccataggatcttacaattgctcttgcaaaaaaggatacggaggagacggaagaaactgctcag acattgacgagtgttcatctgaaaacgaGTGCGACGTGAATGCCACCTGTACgaataccataggatcttacaattgctcttgcaaaaaaggatatggaggagacggaagaaactgctcaggtaaagtccaGTCTAATGAAGGCACTATAGCGACTGATGCTGACAATTTTGTTTGCACACCTTGA